Genomic segment of Arachis hypogaea cultivar Tifrunner chromosome 16, arahy.Tifrunner.gnm2.J5K5, whole genome shotgun sequence:
TACAatttatacacaaaaaattaacCAACAAATCAATCATCATATATTTGGCCGAACAAAAATACAATGTCTACACAAAAATAAGATGATAGCTGATTTTTTGTATGCACATAATTATAGACTGAATTACTTTACATACTATGTGTCAACATAGAGCAGCcaccataaaaaaaaattacttaagcAGACAAAAATCAATTTGGGTGCTAAATTGAATCATTATTTGAAAACTACGGTGAAGAAGAGAGTGATTATACAAAGAAGATTATTGAAATGAAGAGACATACTTGGGTCCTCGGTATCATCTGTCCGAACAACTAGGGTTGGGGAGAGTGGGAGATCTGCAATTACAGCACGGAAAAGGAACAATCAGAGATGAATATGAAAACgctgaaaataagaaaaagaaaataccatCATCCGGGAGAGTGTCTCTCATCCATTCTTCGTCAACAATATCAATCAGAATTCCCAAACTCACTTCTGCCATATTTCACTTTTTCCACCACACCCTACAAAACCATTGcaattattaaaatagaaaaacaataagaataaaatatgaaaaagcGCATATTTAACCACGTCGCCGCCGCTCTAGCTAGAGATACGGAGGAAACCGCCGTAAAAAAGCTTACCGGCAGAGAGAATTCACGAAGCTTATGTAGAAACCAACGATTTTCAAGCCATTAATAATTCGAAAAAAAGCGTGTAAAATGCGTAAGGGAAGAAGAATTAATGGACGGATGAAAATGGATTAATGGATTGTGAaaggtaaaagaaaaaaagttaaaGAGAGAAGCGATCGAACCTTAGAGAGAAAATGGGAACTCAGAGTCAGAAGGCTTCAATTTGAGACCACTGCCAATGTCCACACTGTATGAGCAGCGCAAAACCAAAAGTTAAGTCATATTTCAAAAGTTTGAGCGTTTTTACTTTCCAATGTTTGGAACATCTTGATAATAGAATTTTCGTAagaaaataattcttttctttaatttagaatacgataaaaatataattttcaattttaaaaaaaattccaatTCTCACATTAGTGTTTACGTTAAATGTATGACAATTCCATCATTACTAAagattaaaatatcaaaattattgctaaaaataaataaataaagacaaataaaaataaaacaataaaaaacacataatttattttatttatataattaattattctaaatcataaatttaaatctaaaatagaattaaaattcatTTCTTAACTCTCactttaagaaataaaaaataaaaaagcaagaaTTGCACCTTCTCAATGTGAACTCAGTGCTACTACAATAATTGCAAATGTAAgaactttaaatttaaataattataatcctTAATTCCTCCaaataattacaatattttatttaaatcttaGGTTGCTTTTGTTAATACTTAATAAGTATGTGAACTGAGATACAAATGCGAACATataaaacataaacataaatattgtatcataaaaaattaaaatattaaatcaatatattttttgttatttttaatagaaatagcacaaagatattaataaaaaatatattttattttttattatttttatcattttttttcataaatatatttgtattattatattttttttaaaaaattatataaaaaataagagtaaattgaatttttataatctattctttcttatatttaattcattattaaacaaaacaaaagaatattaatttttatatcgagttaatagtcaaaatcgtccctaaaagatatctcgatctccattttcgttcccgaaagataaaattaatcgaaTTCGTCCCCCAAAGATACCCTACCTGGTCACGTTCGTTCTTCCGTCATCTGATTCGCTGAGTTGGCAAACGTCTGCTAACGTGTGTCGTTAACTGCCAACGTGGCAGATGCCAAGTTGTACTATGTTGTTGCTGACAAGATAAGTCTTGTTTTAgaagtcaaattagtccttgagTGGATAAACCCTAATCCCAAATTCAACGATAAATACGGTGCCGTGAACACTTTCAATGGCGATAGACTTCAGTAGGAGCTATAATTCTTGGTTTGCCACCTGGATGGAGATAGGAAATGAGGGTCGTGGTAGTGGTTTGTCGCATCCGTCGCATGACAGTCATGGTTCTAGCACTTCAATGCGAAGGAGAAGGTTGAAGACTCATGACGGATCATGTTTCTGTGGGTTAAGACTATGATTAAAAAATCTGGGACAACAGAGAATCCGAATAGATTGTTCCATGCATGTCCAAGGTACCCGGTGAGTAATGTTGAAAAAAGTTAACTATTTTCcatcttgttttgtgttgttgggtattttttgatttttttttgtttattcctTTCTGAAATTGCAGAAGGACAGTCACTGCAATTATTTTAAGTGGGTTGATGATGATGGCTATCAAGAAGTGGATGTATGTGGTACAAAGAAAGATGTAGGAACTGATATGGAGGTTGAAAGTAACTATGATGAATGGAGGATGAAGGTGGCATGGAAATTGGACAGCTTGAAAGCTGAAGTTAGAGCTTTGAAACTGctaatgaattttatgtttggggtaGTTGTAGTTAGTGTGATACCTATTGTTTGATATGTACTTCTGAGTAAACCCAGTTATGTTATGTGAACATGTAATGGTGTATTGAATTGCATGGCTTGAATGTGAGTAGTTATTTGAAATTGGAAACAATTCTCTGTccattattataaatttatcaaaTGTTGCAAACAATTCTCTGACACTGTTGATATAAATTACGTTAAGCCATAAACAAAATAAGTAACAAACTAAGTAATCTTAGTAATAACTTGTCATTGAAGACTAATTGTCACATTGTTTTAAGAGAAAAATACCACAACAAAGTTATAAGGTTTTTATGTCACCACAACACATTGTCTTTAGACTTAAATACCatacaaaaaaaaacaagaaacaaaatgttGTCCCATACAAAAAAAGAGTCAACCACAACACATTTCTAACAAATCaaactttttcatcattcttcctCGAAGCCTTGAAGCCTGGAGTAGGCACAAAAGTCATGAAGTTGGCCAGTCTCTTAGCAGTTGCAGAACTTGTCCCTTTAATGGTCTCAGTAGAAACAGCCACAGGTGCAGTTGCAGTAGGCTTAGGGAGGACCTTAACCTTGCTTTTCCTTTAATCACTTGTAACTTAGATGGCCTAGCTACCAGTTGATCCTACATAATCCAGTACCAAATGAATTTGTTAGATGATTAAATGAAGCTGAAATTTTTTAGGATTGAGGAGTGATGATACTACCTGTTGTGTATCTTGGGTTGGTGGAATGCTTTCGGATTGGCTGATGTTAATATCTAATGGAGGTTGGATGGGTGATGAAAGTGCATGCAAAGGTGCTTCTGCTTCTGTATCAATATCAGCATCAGCAGGAGCAGCATTTAGTTTAGGTTCAGCACGATTTGCAGCAGGGGCAACAACTGCTAGTTGCAGCTGCATCTGCCTGACATGTTCCTCAGCATCCACATCTTTCTTCTTTGTACAACCTCTTTTGTTATGTCCAACC
This window contains:
- the LOC112758759 gene encoding anaphase-promoting complex subunit 13 produces the protein MAEVSLGILIDIVDEEWMRDTLPDDDLPLSPTLVVRTDDTEDPNQETQEVNADAWHDLALGQE